In Bradyrhizobium erythrophlei, a single genomic region encodes these proteins:
- a CDS encoding molybdopterin-dependent oxidoreductase — MSFEVNGKSFEQQPRAGQCLRTFLRELGHFGVKKGCDAGDCGACTVLLDNEPVHSCLIPAFRAEGHAVTTIEGFASEAALHPMQQAFLDAQGFQCGFCTAGMILTCASLNQAQQRDLGAALKGNICRCTGYRSIEDALNGKHNIEDAAAGDAFGRSLPAPAGPQVVSGAERYTFDTEIEDLLHIKMLRSPHPHAKIVAIDKTAALAVPGVHAVLTHEDAPKTLFSTARHEHDWMDPEDTRVLDDVVRFIGQKVAAVVATSEGAAEEGCRRLKVSYEILPHVVDPAKAISEGAPAIHPGKTSEHRVANSARNIAAEIHGEFGDVAAALASSAVTYEGTFQTQRVQHAALETHGGLAYVDDDGVLTVRSSTQVPFLTRRGLAGLFDLPPDKVRVLCKRVGGGFGGKQEMFVEDILALAALKTGRAVKLELTREEQFIATSTRHPMRATIRAGADKNGKLTALQLDVLSNTGAYGNHAGPVLFHSVAECISVYNCPNKKVDGIAAYTNTVPAGAFRGYGLPQTQLAVESAIDELARQLGISPFEMRRRNIVKPGDPMLAPPGSEYHDVTYGSYGLDQCLDLVERAMKAEAPRPQLSDEWLIGDGIALTMIDTIPPAGHISDSFVSLRDDGGFDLTVGTAEFGNGTATVHRQIAATALATTVDQIRLRQSDTANGGHDTGAYGSSGTFVAGMATRMAAENLATEIKAFAAQAMGADAATGVLERDHLVCDGKRLPFAAIATAARSQGKTLTAHGNSAGTPRSVAFNVQGFRVAINKGSGKLKILKSVQAADAGRVANPMQCRGQVEGGVAQSLGAALYEEMVMDGDGRIVNPRFRDYHLPSFADVPRTEVYFADTYDTIGPMGAKSMSESPYNPVAPAMSNAIANATGIRFTSTPFKPDRLFPALKEKFGS, encoded by the coding sequence ATGAGCTTCGAGGTCAACGGCAAGAGTTTCGAACAACAGCCCCGCGCCGGGCAATGCCTGCGCACGTTCCTGCGCGAGCTCGGCCATTTCGGCGTTAAGAAAGGCTGCGATGCCGGCGACTGCGGCGCCTGCACCGTGCTGCTCGACAACGAACCGGTGCACAGCTGCCTGATTCCCGCGTTTCGCGCCGAGGGTCATGCGGTCACGACCATCGAGGGTTTTGCGAGCGAGGCTGCCCTTCATCCGATGCAACAGGCGTTTCTGGATGCGCAGGGCTTTCAATGCGGCTTCTGCACCGCCGGCATGATCCTCACTTGCGCTTCCCTGAACCAGGCCCAGCAGCGCGACCTCGGCGCGGCGCTGAAGGGCAATATCTGCCGCTGCACCGGCTATCGTTCGATCGAGGACGCGCTCAACGGCAAGCACAACATCGAGGATGCCGCCGCCGGCGATGCCTTCGGCCGCAGCCTGCCCGCGCCCGCCGGACCGCAGGTGGTGAGCGGCGCCGAACGCTATACGTTCGACACCGAGATCGAGGACCTGCTCCACATCAAGATGCTTCGCTCGCCACATCCGCACGCGAAAATCGTCGCAATCGACAAGACCGCCGCGCTCGCGGTGCCGGGCGTGCATGCGGTCCTCACCCACGAGGACGCGCCGAAAACGCTGTTCTCGACCGCGCGCCACGAGCATGACTGGATGGACCCCGAAGACACGCGCGTGCTCGACGATGTCGTACGTTTCATCGGGCAGAAGGTTGCGGCTGTGGTGGCGACAAGCGAAGGCGCGGCCGAAGAAGGCTGCCGCCGCCTCAAGGTGAGTTACGAGATATTGCCGCACGTGGTCGACCCGGCCAAAGCGATCTCCGAAGGCGCACCGGCGATTCATCCCGGCAAGACCAGCGAGCATCGCGTCGCCAATTCCGCCCGCAACATCGCCGCCGAGATCCATGGCGAGTTCGGCGACGTTGCCGCGGCGCTGGCCAGCTCCGCCGTCACCTATGAGGGCACGTTCCAGACACAACGCGTGCAGCACGCCGCGCTGGAAACCCATGGGGGGCTTGCCTATGTCGACGACGACGGCGTTCTCACCGTTCGCTCCTCGACGCAGGTGCCGTTCCTGACGCGGCGAGGACTGGCCGGTCTGTTCGATCTGCCTCCGGATAAAGTGCGCGTTCTCTGCAAGCGTGTCGGCGGCGGCTTCGGCGGCAAGCAGGAGATGTTCGTCGAGGATATTCTGGCGCTTGCCGCGCTAAAAACCGGCCGCGCCGTCAAGCTCGAACTGACGCGCGAGGAACAGTTTATCGCGACGTCGACGCGTCACCCGATGCGCGCCACGATCAGGGCCGGCGCCGACAAGAACGGCAAGCTGACGGCTTTGCAGCTCGACGTGCTCTCCAACACCGGCGCTTACGGCAATCACGCAGGTCCGGTTCTGTTTCACTCCGTCGCCGAGTGCATCAGCGTCTATAATTGCCCGAACAAGAAGGTCGATGGCATCGCCGCCTATACCAACACGGTGCCGGCGGGCGCCTTTCGCGGCTATGGCCTGCCGCAGACGCAGCTCGCCGTGGAGTCCGCCATCGATGAGCTCGCCAGACAACTTGGCATCAGCCCGTTCGAGATGCGCCGCCGCAATATCGTGAAGCCCGGCGATCCGATGCTGGCACCGCCGGGATCCGAATATCACGACGTGACGTATGGCTCTTACGGGCTCGACCAGTGCCTCGACCTGGTCGAACGCGCGATGAAGGCCGAGGCGCCTCGGCCGCAACTGTCCGACGAATGGCTGATCGGCGACGGTATCGCGCTTACCATGATCGACACCATACCGCCCGCCGGCCATATCTCGGACAGTTTTGTCTCGCTGCGCGACGACGGCGGATTCGACCTCACGGTCGGCACCGCCGAATTCGGCAACGGCACCGCGACCGTGCACCGCCAGATCGCGGCGACCGCGCTCGCCACCACCGTCGACCAGATCCGCCTCAGACAATCCGACACCGCCAATGGCGGCCACGACACCGGCGCTTACGGCTCGTCCGGCACCTTTGTCGCGGGGATGGCCACAAGAATGGCCGCGGAAAATCTCGCCACCGAAATCAAGGCCTTTGCCGCGCAGGCCATGGGCGCGGATGCTGCGACCGGCGTGCTCGAACGGGATCACCTTGTCTGCGACGGCAAGCGGCTTCCGTTCGCGGCGATCGCAACCGCCGCGCGATCGCAAGGCAAGACGCTCACTGCGCATGGCAACTCCGCCGGCACGCCGCGCTCGGTCGCCTTCAATGTGCAGGGCTTTCGGGTGGCCATCAACAAAGGCAGCGGCAAACTGAAGATTCTCAAGAGCGTGCAGGCGGCCGATGCCGGCCGCGTCGCCAATCCGATGCAATGCCGCGGCCAGGTCGAAGGCGGTGTCGCGCAATCGCTCGGCGCCGCGCTCTACGAGGAAATGGTGATGGACGGCGACGGCCGCATCGTCAATCCGCGCTTCCGCGACTACCACCTGCCTTCGTTCGCCGACGTGCCGCGCACCGAGGTCTACTTCGCCGACACCTACGATACGATCGGGCCGATGGGCGCCAAGTCGATGAGTGAAAGCCCGTATAATCCCGTGGCGCCGGCGATGAGCAACGCCATCGCCAACGCCACCGGTATCCGCTTTACGTCGACCCCGTTCAAGCCCGACCGGCTGTTTCCGGCGCTGAAGGAAAAGTTCGGGAGTTGA
- a CDS encoding nucleoside deaminase, with protein MTDVERLTQAELDEHFLRHSFDVARRSMDNGNHPFGAILVDRNRKILIETENGYMPAHDGTAHAERLLATQACRTFKAEDLADATMYSSAEPCAMCSGAIYWAGIGRLVYGLSEARLRDITGNHPENPTLDLPCRAVFASGQRPTDVIGPLLEGEAAALHDGVWKK; from the coding sequence ATGACGGATGTCGAGCGCCTGACGCAGGCCGAACTGGACGAGCACTTTCTGCGGCATTCCTTCGATGTCGCGCGGCGATCGATGGACAACGGCAACCATCCCTTCGGCGCCATCCTGGTCGATCGCAATCGTAAAATCCTGATCGAGACCGAGAACGGCTATATGCCCGCCCATGACGGCACCGCGCATGCCGAGCGCCTGCTGGCGACGCAGGCCTGCCGCACGTTCAAGGCCGAGGACCTTGCCGACGCCACGATGTATTCGTCCGCCGAGCCCTGCGCGATGTGTTCAGGCGCGATCTACTGGGCCGGCATCGGCCGTCTCGTCTACGGCCTGAGCGAAGCGCGGTTGCGCGACATCACCGGCAATCACCCGGAAAATCCGACGCTCGACCTGCCCTGCCGCGCGGTGTTTGCGAGCGGGCAACGACCGACCGACGTGATCGGTCCGCTGCTCGAGGGCGAAGCCGCAGCGCTTCACGACGGGGTCTGGAAGAAATAG
- a CDS encoding ABC transporter permease yields the protein MQLVLEKRTERSNTIALVSPLIAIGLTIVTMVILFAILGKNPLLALWVYFIDPLTDSYSLQEIAVKATPLVMIAIGLSLCYLANVWNIGAEGQFLIGAVAGSWLAVKTQGTDAGAWVLPVMLVLGAAGGALYALIPAICKVKFGASEILTSLMLVYVADLFLDYLVRGPWRDPNGFNFPTTAEFDPVATVPNLIEGGRLHLGAIFVVLVVIAAAVLLSRMIKGFEIRVVGAAPRAARFGGFNSKQLILLTFAISGALAGLAGIIEVAGPVGHLQPGFSPGYGFTAIIVAFLGRLNPVGILIAGLFLALTFIGGEQAQIAMKIPLDVTKVFQGILLFYVLACDSLILYRIRLIPASGQVPVPPI from the coding sequence ATGCAGCTCGTGCTTGAAAAACGCACCGAGCGATCGAACACGATTGCGCTGGTCTCGCCCTTGATCGCGATCGGGCTAACGATCGTGACCATGGTCATTCTGTTTGCCATTCTCGGCAAGAATCCACTTCTCGCGCTCTGGGTCTATTTCATCGATCCCCTGACCGACAGCTATTCGCTCCAGGAAATCGCGGTCAAGGCGACGCCGCTGGTGATGATCGCGATCGGCCTCTCGCTCTGCTATCTCGCCAACGTCTGGAATATCGGCGCCGAGGGGCAATTCCTGATCGGCGCGGTTGCCGGCAGCTGGCTTGCGGTGAAAACCCAGGGCACGGACGCCGGCGCCTGGGTCTTGCCGGTGATGCTGGTGCTGGGCGCAGCCGGCGGTGCGCTCTATGCGCTGATCCCGGCGATCTGCAAGGTGAAGTTCGGCGCGAGCGAGATCCTGACCAGCCTGATGCTGGTCTATGTCGCCGATCTCTTCCTCGACTATCTCGTGCGCGGCCCGTGGCGCGATCCGAACGGCTTCAACTTCCCGACGACCGCGGAGTTCGATCCGGTCGCGACCGTTCCCAATCTGATCGAGGGTGGCCGCCTGCACCTCGGTGCGATCTTTGTCGTGCTCGTCGTCATTGCAGCCGCCGTTCTGCTCAGCCGCATGATCAAGGGTTTCGAAATCCGCGTCGTCGGTGCGGCGCCGCGCGCCGCACGCTTCGGCGGCTTCAATTCCAAACAACTGATCCTGCTGACTTTCGCCATTTCCGGCGCGCTCGCAGGCCTTGCCGGGATCATCGAGGTGGCAGGTCCGGTCGGCCATCTTCAGCCGGGCTTCTCGCCGGGCTACGGTTTCACCGCGATCATCGTCGCCTTCCTTGGACGGCTGAACCCTGTTGGAATATTAATTGCAGGACTTTTTCTTGCGCTTACCTTCATCGGCGGCGAACAGGCCCAGATCGCGATGAAGATACCGCTGGACGTGACCAAGGTTTTTCAGGGTATCCTGCTGTTTTATGTGCTGGCCTGCGATTCCCTCATTCTCTACCGGATCCGGCTGATCCCCGCCTCCGGACAGGTGCCAGTACCGCCTATTTGA
- a CDS encoding 8-oxoguanine deaminase: MAQAIWIKDPLGVLAEGATRGIVVRKGRIVELVPAGATPAEDAAVFDASAHVVIPGLINTHHHFYQTLTRAVPAAMDRELFPWLQALYPIWAGLTPEALELGVTVAMSELMLSGCTTTTDHHYVFPAGLEQSVDIEVAVARRLGLRVLLTRGSMNLSQRDGGLPPDSVVQDEDTILADSERVVAKYHQRGEGAMVQIALAPCSPFSVTTSLMKKTAELAEKLDVRMHTHLAETEDENRFCEKLYNCRPLDYLEDCGWLNSRTWLAHGIHFNASEMKRLGKAGTTISHCACSNQILASGGCPVCEMEEAGVGIGLGVDGSASNDESNLMQEVRAAFLLQRARYGVSKVSHKDALRWATKGSAACVGRPELGEIAVGNAADLALFKLDELRFSGHGDPLAALVICGAHRADRVMVAGKWTVVDGAIPGLDVANLIRRHSAAARKLQAG; the protein is encoded by the coding sequence ATGGCGCAAGCGATCTGGATCAAGGACCCCTTGGGCGTTCTGGCGGAGGGGGCGACCCGCGGCATTGTCGTGCGGAAGGGGCGGATCGTCGAACTGGTCCCGGCCGGTGCGACGCCGGCCGAGGACGCCGCGGTGTTCGACGCCTCGGCGCATGTGGTCATCCCGGGGCTGATCAACACCCACCATCATTTTTACCAGACGCTGACCCGGGCGGTGCCCGCGGCGATGGACCGCGAACTGTTCCCGTGGCTACAGGCGCTCTATCCGATCTGGGCTGGATTGACGCCCGAGGCGCTTGAACTCGGGGTTACCGTGGCGATGTCGGAGCTGATGCTGTCCGGCTGCACCACCACGACCGATCACCACTACGTCTTTCCGGCCGGACTTGAGCAATCCGTCGATATCGAGGTCGCGGTCGCGCGCCGGCTCGGCCTGCGCGTGCTGTTGACCCGCGGTTCGATGAATCTGTCGCAGCGCGACGGCGGTCTGCCGCCCGACAGTGTGGTGCAGGACGAAGATACGATTCTCGCCGACAGCGAACGTGTGGTCGCCAAATATCACCAGCGCGGCGAAGGCGCGATGGTCCAGATCGCGCTCGCGCCCTGTTCGCCGTTTTCAGTGACGACCTCGCTGATGAAGAAGACCGCCGAACTCGCCGAAAAACTCGACGTGCGCATGCACACGCATTTGGCCGAGACCGAGGACGAAAACCGCTTCTGCGAAAAGCTCTACAACTGCCGGCCGCTCGATTATCTTGAAGATTGCGGCTGGCTCAATTCGCGAACCTGGCTCGCGCACGGCATTCACTTCAACGCCTCGGAGATGAAGCGGCTCGGCAAAGCCGGGACCACGATCAGCCATTGTGCCTGCAGCAACCAGATTCTGGCTTCCGGCGGCTGTCCGGTCTGCGAGATGGAAGAGGCCGGCGTCGGCATCGGGCTCGGCGTCGACGGCTCGGCGTCGAACGATGAATCCAACCTGATGCAGGAGGTCCGCGCCGCGTTTCTGTTGCAGCGCGCGCGCTATGGCGTCAGCAAGGTGAGCCACAAGGACGCGTTGCGCTGGGCGACAAAGGGATCGGCAGCCTGCGTCGGCCGTCCCGAACTTGGTGAAATCGCCGTCGGCAACGCCGCCGACCTCGCGCTGTTCAAGCTCGACGAGCTGCGCTTTTCCGGTCATGGCGATCCGCTTGCCGCGCTCGTGATCTGCGGCGCGCATCGCGCCGACCGGGTGATGGTTGCGGGGAAGTGGACGGTCGTCGACGGAGCCATTCCCGGCCTTGATGTCGCCAACCTGATCCGCCGCCACAGCGCCGCCGCGCGCAAGCTTCAGGCGGGGTAG
- a CDS encoding ABC transporter permease, protein MELLEPIILSVLAASTPLLIAATGELVTERSGVLNLGVEGMMIVGAACGFGGAWLTGSIVVGAILGIVAGVLLSLIFALMTLGLAVNQVATGLALTILGIGVSGLIGAGFVGERITPAPHLYIPGLTDIPFIGRILFGEDAFVYLSLALLIGVWYFLYRTRGGLVLRAAGDNHVSAHALGYPVLRIRLYAVIFGGACAGLAGAYLPLAYTPFFIPGMTAGRGWIALALVVFASWRPLRLAIGAYLFGAVTILQLHVQAFGFGIPSQFMSSLPYLATVIVLVLISRARTGGSTAPAALGNTFVPDR, encoded by the coding sequence GTGGAACTGCTTGAACCCATCATCCTGTCGGTACTGGCGGCGTCGACACCCCTGTTGATCGCCGCGACGGGAGAACTCGTGACCGAGCGCTCCGGCGTGCTCAACCTCGGCGTCGAAGGCATGATGATCGTGGGCGCGGCGTGTGGCTTTGGCGGCGCGTGGCTCACCGGTTCGATCGTCGTCGGCGCGATCCTCGGGATCGTTGCGGGTGTGTTGCTGTCGTTGATCTTCGCGCTGATGACGCTCGGTCTCGCGGTCAACCAGGTTGCGACCGGGCTTGCACTGACCATTCTCGGCATCGGCGTTTCCGGCCTGATCGGTGCAGGTTTCGTCGGCGAGCGCATCACGCCGGCGCCGCATCTCTACATCCCCGGCCTCACCGACATTCCCTTCATCGGCCGCATCCTGTTCGGCGAGGATGCGTTCGTCTATCTGTCGCTCGCGCTCCTGATCGGCGTCTGGTACTTCCTCTATCGCACGCGCGGCGGATTGGTCCTGCGCGCTGCCGGCGACAACCATGTCTCGGCCCATGCGCTCGGCTATCCGGTGCTTCGCATCCGCCTGTATGCGGTGATCTTCGGCGGTGCGTGCGCCGGTCTTGCCGGTGCCTATCTGCCGCTCGCCTACACGCCGTTCTTCATTCCGGGCATGACCGCCGGCCGCGGCTGGATTGCGCTTGCGCTCGTCGTGTTCGCGTCGTGGCGGCCGCTGCGTCTGGCCATCGGCGCCTACCTGTTTGGCGCCGTGACCATCCTGCAATTGCACGTGCAGGCATTCGGCTTTGGCATCCCTTCGCAATTCATGTCATCGCTGCCATACTTGGCGACTGTCATTGTCCTTGTTCTGATTTCGCGGGCGAGAACCGGCGGCTCGACCGCGCCTGCGGCGTTAGGAAATACGTTCGTGCCGGATCGCTGA
- a CDS encoding BMP family ABC transporter substrate-binding protein codes for MRKKLLAASAAVLLAGSLSASAADKLKVGFIYLGPVGDLGWTYQHDVARQALVKELGDKIETTYLENVSEGPDAERSIEQLVRAGNKLIFTTSFGYMDPTLKVAKKYPNVHFEHATGFKSDKNMGIYNGRFYEGRYIQGVIAGKMSKAGVLGYIASFPIPEVIMGINATILGAQTVNPNIKVKIIWANTWFDPGKEADAAKALLDQGADVIMQHTDSPAAMQIASERGKLAFGQDSEMIKFGPKTQLTSIIDNWGPYYIRRVQAELDGKWATDNVWDGLKDKMVVMAPYTNMPDDVKKLATDTEAAIIAGKLYPFKCPVVDQEGKTVECKGGDHLDDGQVLGMNFYVKGIDDKIPGK; via the coding sequence ATGAGGAAAAAACTTCTTGCGGCCTCTGCCGCAGTTCTGCTGGCCGGGAGCCTGAGCGCTTCGGCTGCCGACAAGCTGAAGGTTGGCTTCATCTACCTCGGCCCGGTCGGCGATCTCGGCTGGACCTATCAGCACGACGTCGCACGCCAGGCCCTGGTGAAGGAACTGGGCGACAAGATCGAGACCACCTATCTCGAAAACGTCAGCGAAGGCCCTGACGCCGAGCGTTCGATCGAGCAGCTCGTGCGCGCTGGCAACAAGCTGATCTTCACGACGTCCTTTGGCTACATGGACCCGACGCTGAAGGTCGCCAAGAAATATCCGAACGTGCATTTCGAGCACGCCACCGGATTCAAGAGCGACAAGAACATGGGGATCTATAACGGCCGCTTCTACGAAGGCCGTTACATCCAGGGCGTGATCGCCGGCAAGATGTCGAAGGCGGGCGTGCTCGGCTACATCGCCTCGTTCCCGATTCCGGAAGTGATCATGGGCATCAACGCCACGATCCTCGGCGCGCAGACGGTCAACCCGAACATCAAGGTCAAGATCATCTGGGCCAACACCTGGTTCGATCCCGGCAAGGAAGCCGATGCCGCCAAGGCACTGCTCGACCAGGGCGCCGACGTGATCATGCAGCACACCGACTCGCCGGCCGCGATGCAGATCGCATCCGAGCGCGGCAAGCTCGCCTTCGGTCAGGACTCCGAAATGATCAAGTTCGGTCCGAAGACGCAGCTCACCTCGATCATCGACAATTGGGGGCCGTACTACATCCGTCGCGTCCAGGCTGAACTCGATGGCAAGTGGGCAACCGACAACGTCTGGGACGGCCTCAAGGACAAGATGGTCGTGATGGCGCCCTACACCAACATGCCCGACGACGTGAAGAAACTCGCGACCGATACGGAAGCCGCCATCATTGCCGGCAAGCTCTATCCGTTCAAGTGTCCGGTCGTCGACCAGGAAGGCAAGACGGTCGAGTGCAAGGGCGGCGACCATCTCGACGACGGCCAGGTGCTCGGCATGAACTTCTACGTCAAGGGCATCGACGACAAGATCCCGGGCAAGTAA
- a CDS encoding FAD binding domain-containing protein, translating into MDLNTIRAVTRPKARSELPVWTAGDAWLAGGTWLFSEPQTHLNRLIDLAALGWPALTIDANGLSIAATCTVAELDAIACPPDWLAAPLINQCCRAFLASFKIWKTATVGGNVCMSLPAGPMISLTSALDGVCTIWQADGGERKIAVSDFVTGNNANVLKPGELLRGIDIPLAALKRRSAFRQISLTPVGRSAALVIGSIAHDGAFALTVTASTKRPLRLAFNQLPGAAELRDAIVQAIPENLYHDDVHGKPFWRKHMTLRLAAEIRDELS; encoded by the coding sequence ATGGACCTGAATACGATCAGGGCGGTGACGCGCCCGAAAGCGCGTTCCGAACTGCCCGTTTGGACAGCAGGCGATGCCTGGCTCGCGGGCGGCACGTGGCTGTTCTCGGAACCGCAGACGCATCTCAATCGCCTGATCGACCTCGCCGCACTCGGATGGCCAGCATTGACGATCGATGCGAACGGGCTGTCGATCGCGGCGACCTGCACGGTCGCCGAACTCGACGCGATCGCCTGCCCGCCGGACTGGCTTGCCGCGCCGCTGATCAATCAATGCTGCCGCGCCTTTCTCGCCTCCTTCAAGATCTGGAAGACCGCGACCGTCGGCGGCAACGTCTGCATGTCGCTGCCCGCCGGGCCGATGATCTCGCTGACCTCAGCGCTCGATGGCGTCTGCACCATCTGGCAAGCGGACGGCGGCGAGCGAAAGATTGCGGTTTCCGATTTCGTCACCGGCAACAACGCCAACGTGCTCAAGCCCGGCGAGCTGTTGCGCGGAATCGACATTCCGCTCGCCGCCTTGAAGCGCCGCTCGGCCTTCCGCCAGATTTCGTTGACGCCTGTCGGACGTTCGGCCGCGCTCGTGATCGGCAGCATCGCCCATGACGGAGCCTTTGCCCTGACGGTGACCGCCTCGACCAAGCGGCCGCTCCGGCTGGCCTTCAACCAATTGCCCGGCGCCGCCGAACTGCGCGATGCAATCGTGCAAGCCATCCCCGAGAACCTTTACCACGACGACGTTCACGGCAAGCCGTTCTGGCGCAAGCACATGACGCTGCGGCTGGCTGCCGAAATCCGCGACGAGCTTTCATGA
- a CDS encoding ABC transporter ATP-binding protein: protein MSDPTHASAHSGDTPLLQTIGLTKLYGTFLANDSVDIEVRPQEIHALLGENGAGKSTLVKTIYGLIQPSEGEMRWQGQRMVLSGPSEARARGIGMVFQHFSLFDNLTVAENVALGLDGKESFKDMSARLEQVSRTYGLPLDPRREVWQLSVGERQRIEIVRALMQNPKFLILDEPTAVLTPQEADQLFIVLERLKAEGRAILYISHKLEEVKRLCDTATILRGGKKVATCNPKAETAASLARMMVGTEIKQVKAAATRQITVPRLVVNDLCLEPDDPHGVRLQNISLELRGGEILGIAGVAGNGQDELFSALSGERRSNDPGTVVIEGIAAGHLTITQRRKLGAAFVPEERLGHGTAPRMKLSENALLTGHAASGMVKYGFIDTPATLATVDRATEAFDVRKAKRDPEAASLSGGNLQKFVVGREILRKPAVLVVSQPTWGVDAGAAAVIRQSLLDLATSGAAVLVTSQDLDELAEITDRIAVMFHGRLSEALPTAEASREKLGLLMGGSGLDHTEAAHAARA, encoded by the coding sequence ATGTCAGATCCGACGCATGCCAGCGCCCATTCCGGCGATACGCCGCTTCTGCAAACCATTGGGTTGACCAAGCTCTACGGCACATTTCTCGCCAATGATTCCGTCGACATCGAAGTCCGGCCGCAGGAAATCCACGCACTGCTGGGTGAGAACGGCGCCGGCAAGTCGACGCTGGTCAAAACCATCTACGGCCTGATCCAGCCGAGCGAAGGCGAGATGCGCTGGCAAGGCCAGCGGATGGTGCTGTCCGGACCGTCAGAAGCGCGCGCACGCGGCATCGGCATGGTGTTCCAGCACTTCTCGCTGTTCGATAATCTCACGGTGGCCGAGAATGTGGCGCTCGGGCTCGACGGCAAGGAATCCTTCAAGGACATGTCGGCGCGACTCGAACAGGTGTCGCGCACCTATGGGCTGCCGCTCGATCCGCGCCGCGAGGTCTGGCAGTTATCGGTCGGCGAGCGGCAGCGCATCGAAATCGTCCGCGCGCTGATGCAGAATCCGAAATTCCTGATCCTCGACGAGCCGACCGCGGTTCTGACCCCGCAGGAGGCCGATCAACTCTTCATCGTGCTGGAGCGGCTGAAAGCCGAAGGCCGCGCCATTCTCTATATCAGCCACAAGCTCGAGGAAGTGAAACGGCTGTGCGACACCGCCACCATCCTGCGCGGCGGCAAGAAGGTCGCGACCTGCAATCCCAAGGCGGAAACCGCGGCCTCGCTGGCGCGGATGATGGTCGGCACCGAAATCAAGCAGGTGAAGGCCGCGGCCACGCGACAGATCACGGTGCCGCGGCTTGTCGTCAACGATCTCTGCCTCGAGCCCGACGATCCGCATGGCGTGCGGCTGCAAAACATCTCGCTTGAGCTGCGCGGCGGCGAAATCCTCGGCATCGCGGGCGTTGCCGGCAACGGGCAGGATGAGCTTTTCTCGGCGCTGTCGGGCGAACGGCGCTCCAACGACCCCGGCACGGTCGTGATCGAAGGGATTGCAGCCGGCCATCTCACGATCACGCAGCGGCGCAAACTCGGCGCGGCCTTCGTGCCGGAAGAACGGCTCGGCCATGGCACCGCGCCGCGCATGAAACTGTCGGAGAACGCGCTCCTGACCGGCCATGCGGCAAGCGGCATGGTGAAATACGGCTTCATCGATACGCCGGCGACACTCGCGACAGTCGACCGCGCCACCGAAGCTTTCGACGTGCGCAAGGCCAAGCGCGATCCGGAAGCCGCTTCCCTGTCCGGCGGCAACTTGCAGAAATTCGTCGTCGGACGCGAGATCCTGCGCAAGCCCGCGGTGCTCGTGGTGAGCCAGCCGACCTGGGGCGTCGATGCGGGCGCGGCCGCCGTGATCCGCCAGTCGCTGCTCGATCTGGCCACGTCCGGCGCAGCCGTCCTCGTCACCAGCCAGGACCTCGACGAACTCGCCGAAATCACCGATCGTATCGCGGTGATGTTTCACGGCCGGCTGTCGGAGGCCTTGCCGACGGCGGAAGCCAGCCGCGAAAAATTGGGATTGTTGATGGGCGGAAGCGGCCTCGACCACACGGAGGCGGCGCATGCAGCTCGTGCTTGA